One genomic region from Pseudobacteriovorax antillogorgiicola encodes:
- a CDS encoding polyketide synthase → MKLKPMTFGKFNHLVGVLSEPATIDPLKPLVLTWNAGMSSRLGLHQINREIGHRLANLGYSSARFDLSGQGDSGPRQDGLLGQERCTADIRETMDHLESLGYHSFILAGNCSSAVDAHHATVADKRVVGLAMIDSYCYPTQKFKALYYTQRLKDPKRWAKLLAGKNQGSLSAETTPDSIFETEYPPQDQVHQELQGLVRRGVSLFVCYTGGFQDVYNYEDQFFHMFPDPTIKEHTKLQYLPKSDHMLTLLDHRQAYLDQLVQWIEAMNRSPETLLDLELRWQRSNLNTEALILGDQSYTYRHLLTMSERIATYLMEKGIKPGDRVGIHLERSPACIFAILGVLKAGACYVPLDPSYPIERLRYMAEQAQLKGLLSSSKDSDIPAPNFPIEEALATPSQDFRTVPVSKGDPAYIIYTSGSTGKPKGVVLSHSALTKLILWQNKQSTQSRRTLQFSPISFDVSFQEIFSTFSSLGTLVLINERDRVNPKKLLEIIDQHQVDRLFLPFVALQMICHTANHDRHWPQSLKEVITAGEQLQINDKVRRFFEHLADATLTNQYGPSESHVVTSLELNGNPEHWPPLPSIGSEVDSAKLFLVQNGEEVEAGHEGEIYISGDCLASGYWNRPDATDEKFISWQGQRCYRTGDLGKRLSDGTIAFLGRNDHQVKIRGHRIELGDVEVALSQEPRLDEVVVVASKIQDQLSLIACFTSSEEISEQDLRDQLRKTLPEYMVPSRIKRIPKIPKTPSGKIDRKVIPKLIEEAKPKPPENTELQSLIAKIQKVCSDLIGESISPDASFFDHGGNSLLAIQAAERLQDQYGVTVSPMDIFDQPSPRGLAKRLEGEILVSDGLVSPSQPREPIAIIGMACRFPGANNIHEFWHKLTSGAELGTTLNRDDLPQDQQQLFESEDFVPRKGIVDGADNFDHEYFNLSVRDAELMDPQHRVLMEESVRAMSDANLFNTSKRNVGVFAGCAHNTYFIHQVLKSKKTMDRVGHFQAMLANDKDYLASRIAYHLNLKGPAISINTACSTSLVALGQAVDSLRAGRCEAALVGGSHISIPLASGYEYQEGDIRSPDGLCRPFDKNAQGTYFSDGVAAIVIMPLSKALKEGHRIYSVIEGIGLNNDGGDKASFSSPSIQGQVASIKQAQADARLGNQSIDYIECHGTATLIGDPIEIKALAEAYPAANGEQIALGSVKSNFGHLTAAAGLAGLIKTSLSLFFEYRPQTLHFSEGNPHVPWDSVPFVVQSKGQVWSRGEKRRRAAISSFGIGGTNAHVIIAEGQVANRHENLSLLCYIADSQLDEGIKHSWSSIPMSSGYFSFETPSAEGRGYKIKHKDFELERFISPSRSQHVSFLLPGQGSQASCMGQSLAKDWPRFAKYFQDCLERFDELLPQPLSKALETEQIHQTQFTQAAIFSVSYSLGKALLDLGVQPNLMIGHSIGEISAAALSQHLSLADATNLVAARGRLMQALPSGGMLAVRAPWSHVQKLIPESLDLAAINGTDSIVVAGPHEDLDRAVSTLETNSIKTRLLKTSHAFHSRMMNSMRVKFESAIRIISLKPALISVKSTLDGRDWLEQQPDLDYWLDHVTAPVNFYNGVQAIPNGSLVIELGAGRVTANLAKKSATHDLQVITSMGNYAGSDQESTDIWTLLAELWIHGLIEKSTLETELGTTKKALPYPFQSRRCWIEADDPSGLQATAITSSSENRGSHGPLAPGNLNEILAAQLDLMSAQLNLLRSQDQSDSNPPGEETGTNSLGLESSASKPWLGRCPEGYPAYFQENPEKPGQLLMQRIKPKTTI, encoded by the coding sequence ATGAAGTTGAAGCCCATGACCTTCGGTAAATTTAATCACCTGGTCGGCGTGTTGAGTGAACCCGCGACGATAGACCCTCTTAAACCATTAGTTCTAACTTGGAATGCAGGAATGAGTAGCCGACTCGGACTGCATCAAATTAATAGAGAGATCGGCCATAGGCTCGCAAATCTCGGATATAGCAGTGCTCGGTTTGATCTGTCAGGGCAAGGGGATTCTGGCCCTCGACAAGACGGACTATTGGGGCAGGAACGATGCACAGCCGATATTCGTGAAACTATGGATCATTTAGAATCTCTTGGCTACCACTCATTTATTTTGGCAGGGAACTGTTCGAGTGCTGTAGATGCTCATCATGCAACGGTTGCCGATAAAAGAGTTGTGGGCCTTGCCATGATCGATAGCTATTGCTACCCCACACAAAAGTTCAAAGCACTATACTACACCCAGCGCCTCAAAGATCCAAAACGCTGGGCGAAACTTTTGGCTGGTAAGAATCAGGGCTCATTATCAGCCGAAACAACTCCAGATAGTATTTTCGAAACAGAGTATCCGCCACAAGATCAAGTGCATCAGGAGCTTCAGGGATTAGTTCGTCGCGGTGTCTCGTTATTTGTTTGCTATACCGGCGGCTTCCAGGATGTGTATAACTACGAAGACCAGTTTTTTCACATGTTTCCTGATCCAACAATCAAAGAGCACACCAAGCTCCAGTACCTGCCAAAGTCGGATCACATGCTAACCCTCCTTGATCACCGTCAAGCATACCTCGATCAGCTTGTTCAATGGATTGAAGCTATGAATCGATCACCAGAGACCCTTCTCGATCTCGAATTGCGATGGCAACGGTCAAACTTAAACACAGAAGCACTTATCTTAGGAGATCAGTCCTATACCTATCGGCACTTGCTAACTATGAGCGAGCGAATTGCCACCTATCTTATGGAGAAAGGTATTAAGCCTGGGGATCGAGTAGGCATTCACCTCGAACGATCACCAGCTTGCATATTTGCTATTTTAGGAGTACTTAAAGCCGGAGCATGCTATGTTCCTCTAGATCCCAGTTACCCGATAGAGCGGCTTCGCTATATGGCAGAGCAGGCCCAACTTAAGGGCCTTCTCTCAAGCTCTAAAGATAGTGATATCCCAGCTCCTAACTTCCCTATTGAAGAAGCACTTGCGACGCCTAGTCAGGATTTCCGTACTGTACCAGTCTCAAAGGGAGACCCTGCTTACATCATCTACACCTCTGGCTCCACAGGGAAGCCAAAAGGAGTCGTTTTGAGTCATAGTGCCTTAACCAAGCTCATCCTTTGGCAGAACAAGCAGTCAACCCAAAGTAGACGTACCTTGCAGTTTAGTCCGATCAGCTTTGATGTCTCTTTTCAGGAAATTTTTTCTACTTTCTCGTCGCTTGGCACCCTTGTATTGATCAATGAGAGGGATCGCGTCAACCCCAAGAAGCTTCTAGAAATCATCGACCAACATCAGGTCGATCGTCTATTTTTACCCTTCGTAGCTCTACAGATGATCTGTCACACTGCAAATCACGATCGCCACTGGCCCCAGAGTCTCAAAGAAGTTATTACAGCTGGAGAACAGCTCCAGATAAACGATAAGGTTAGGCGATTCTTCGAGCACCTAGCTGATGCAACTCTTACTAACCAATATGGGCCATCTGAATCGCATGTGGTAACAAGCTTGGAACTCAATGGAAACCCAGAACATTGGCCGCCACTGCCATCAATCGGATCGGAGGTTGATAGCGCAAAATTATTCCTTGTTCAAAATGGTGAAGAGGTTGAAGCAGGTCATGAGGGTGAGATCTATATATCCGGTGATTGTCTCGCCAGCGGATACTGGAATCGACCAGATGCAACAGATGAAAAATTTATCTCCTGGCAAGGCCAACGCTGCTATCGTACGGGCGATCTAGGCAAGAGACTCAGTGACGGTACTATCGCCTTCTTAGGTCGCAACGATCATCAGGTCAAGATCCGAGGTCACCGAATCGAGCTTGGTGATGTCGAAGTCGCCTTGAGTCAAGAACCTAGGCTCGATGAAGTCGTGGTGGTAGCCAGTAAGATCCAAGATCAGCTAAGCCTGATCGCGTGCTTCACCAGCTCTGAAGAGATTTCTGAACAGGATCTTCGCGACCAGCTTCGCAAAACCTTACCAGAGTACATGGTGCCTAGCCGAATCAAGCGAATCCCAAAAATTCCTAAGACACCAAGTGGTAAAATCGATCGAAAAGTGATTCCTAAGCTTATAGAAGAAGCAAAACCTAAGCCCCCAGAGAACACTGAGCTTCAAAGCCTTATTGCCAAAATTCAAAAAGTTTGTTCGGATCTGATCGGTGAATCCATAAGTCCAGATGCTAGCTTCTTTGATCACGGCGGTAACTCCTTACTGGCGATTCAGGCTGCCGAGCGGCTCCAAGATCAGTACGGTGTTACGGTATCGCCCATGGATATTTTTGATCAACCAAGCCCCAGGGGGCTTGCCAAGCGACTCGAAGGGGAAATTTTGGTAAGCGATGGGTTGGTATCGCCTAGCCAACCTAGAGAGCCAATCGCAATCATTGGCATGGCCTGTCGATTTCCTGGTGCAAATAATATCCATGAATTCTGGCACAAGCTCACTTCAGGGGCAGAGCTAGGGACGACTCTTAATAGGGACGATTTACCCCAAGACCAACAGCAGCTCTTTGAATCCGAAGACTTTGTGCCCCGAAAAGGAATCGTGGATGGCGCAGATAACTTTGACCACGAGTACTTCAATTTAAGTGTTCGAGATGCAGAACTGATGGACCCTCAGCATCGGGTGCTAATGGAAGAATCGGTCCGAGCCATGTCGGATGCAAACCTCTTTAACACATCGAAACGCAACGTGGGAGTCTTTGCCGGTTGTGCCCATAATACCTACTTTATTCATCAGGTTTTAAAGAGCAAGAAAACAATGGATCGAGTGGGCCATTTCCAAGCCATGTTAGCGAATGATAAGGACTACCTGGCTAGTCGCATAGCCTACCACCTCAATCTCAAGGGTCCCGCCATTAGTATCAACACAGCTTGCTCGACCTCTCTTGTAGCCTTAGGACAAGCGGTTGATTCTTTGCGAGCTGGGCGCTGTGAGGCAGCCCTGGTCGGTGGCTCCCACATCAGCATTCCCCTAGCATCCGGGTATGAGTACCAAGAAGGGGATATTCGCTCACCAGATGGCTTATGCCGGCCTTTCGATAAGAATGCTCAAGGCACCTACTTCAGCGATGGAGTTGCAGCGATTGTTATCATGCCTTTGAGCAAGGCTCTCAAAGAAGGACATCGCATTTACAGTGTGATTGAAGGCATCGGGCTGAACAATGATGGTGGCGACAAAGCTAGCTTCTCTAGCCCATCTATTCAAGGCCAAGTAGCTAGTATCAAACAGGCCCAAGCTGATGCTCGCCTTGGCAATCAGAGCATTGACTATATTGAATGCCATGGCACCGCGACTTTGATAGGAGACCCTATCGAAATCAAGGCCCTCGCCGAGGCTTACCCAGCCGCTAACGGGGAGCAAATCGCCTTGGGTTCTGTAAAATCCAACTTTGGCCACTTAACGGCAGCTGCTGGACTTGCTGGTCTTATCAAGACGTCCTTGTCTTTGTTTTTTGAATACCGACCTCAAACGCTCCACTTCTCCGAGGGTAATCCCCATGTACCTTGGGATTCTGTGCCTTTTGTGGTTCAAAGCAAGGGCCAAGTATGGTCCCGTGGAGAAAAACGTCGTAGGGCTGCTATCAGCTCATTTGGCATCGGGGGAACCAATGCCCACGTGATCATTGCCGAGGGCCAGGTCGCTAACAGACATGAGAATCTCTCACTTCTCTGCTATATTGCAGATAGCCAATTGGATGAAGGAATCAAGCATTCTTGGTCATCTATCCCCATGTCTTCCGGTTACTTTAGCTTTGAGACTCCCTCAGCTGAAGGTAGGGGTTATAAAATCAAGCACAAAGACTTCGAGTTGGAGAGATTCATCTCTCCCAGTAGATCTCAGCACGTAAGCTTCTTGCTTCCGGGTCAAGGATCTCAGGCTAGCTGTATGGGACAAAGCTTGGCGAAAGACTGGCCTCGCTTTGCAAAATACTTTCAAGACTGTCTGGAGCGATTTGACGAATTACTCCCACAACCATTGAGCAAGGCGCTCGAAACTGAGCAAATCCATCAGACCCAGTTCACACAAGCTGCCATATTTAGCGTCAGCTACTCCCTTGGAAAGGCACTCTTGGATTTAGGGGTTCAACCGAATTTGATGATTGGGCACTCCATAGGCGAAATATCAGCTGCTGCACTCAGCCAGCACCTTAGCTTAGCTGACGCCACCAACCTTGTTGCTGCCCGAGGTCGATTGATGCAAGCCCTTCCTTCTGGTGGAATGCTAGCCGTTAGAGCCCCTTGGAGTCACGTTCAAAAATTGATACCAGAAAGCCTCGACCTTGCTGCTATCAATGGTACAGACTCGATCGTCGTTGCTGGGCCTCATGAAGACTTAGACCGTGCAGTATCAACTCTCGAAACGAACTCAATAAAAACTAGACTACTAAAGACATCACACGCATTTCACTCTCGCATGATGAACTCCATGCGAGTGAAATTCGAGTCCGCGATAAGGATCATTTCACTTAAACCTGCTCTCATATCAGTGAAATCAACTCTCGATGGCCGAGATTGGCTGGAACAACAACCTGACTTGGATTATTGGCTTGATCATGTCACAGCTCCAGTGAACTTTTATAACGGGGTGCAAGCCATCCCCAATGGGAGCCTAGTCATTGAGCTTGGAGCTGGCAGAGTAACAGCCAACCTCGCTAAGAAGTCAGCTACCCATGACTTACAAGTGATCACAAGCATGGGTAACTATGCTGGAAGTGATCAAGAATCCACAGATATCTGGACCTTACTTGCTGAACTTTGGATTCATGGCCTGATTGAAAAATCAACCCTAGAGACCGAACTAGGCACCACCAAGAAGGCACTGCCTTACCCATTCCAAAGCCGACGCTGCTGGATTGAAGCCGACGATCCGTCTGGACTCCAAGCAACAGCAATCACGAGCAGTTCCGAAAATCGGGGGTCTCACGGACCTTTGGCCCCCGGAAATCTAAATGAGATTTTAGCAGCTCAACTGGATCTCATGTCGGCTCAACTCAATCTACTTCGCTCTCAAGATCAAAGTGATTCTAATCCTCCAGGTGAAGAAA